Proteins from a genomic interval of Methanofollis formosanus:
- a CDS encoding RNA-processing protein has product MERYWFGDLDGGRCSPAGSDPEALAGRIRALGPELLIPDWRVAEECGAVSDRQEYLASLRAACIALARARVAEELSAKDMELLQMVRTLDEVDHVINLLLERAVDWQAVIDPGFTRKYRRGGKALGGKIMRSRSPPLRQVGREIDALGEMRRRLARDVSRQADIVLPNTSALVGGLVAARLMAAAGGLAPLSRMPGATVQVLGARSALFSHIRGSAPSPKHGVIFQHRRVHNAPKNLRGRVARVLAAKLVIAARIDYYRGEADEAFLEKAQARIDAAGESA; this is encoded by the coding sequence ATGGAGCGCTACTGGTTCGGGGACCTCGACGGTGGCCGGTGTAGTCCGGCCGGGTCCGACCCCGAGGCCCTCGCAGGACGGATCCGGGCCCTTGGCCCCGAACTCCTCATCCCCGACTGGAGGGTGGCGGAGGAGTGCGGCGCCGTTTCCGACCGGCAGGAATATCTCGCCTCGCTCAGGGCCGCCTGCATCGCCCTGGCCAGGGCGCGGGTCGCGGAAGAACTCTCGGCAAAGGACATGGAACTTCTCCAGATGGTCAGGACGCTGGACGAGGTCGACCATGTCATCAACCTCCTCCTCGAACGTGCAGTAGACTGGCAGGCCGTCATCGACCCCGGGTTCACCAGGAAGTACCGGCGGGGCGGGAAGGCCCTCGGCGGCAAGATCATGCGGAGTCGTTCCCCGCCGCTGCGCCAGGTGGGTCGGGAGATCGATGCCCTCGGAGAGATGCGGCGGCGTCTGGCGCGGGACGTCTCCAGGCAGGCCGACATTGTGCTCCCCAACACCAGCGCCCTCGTCGGCGGCCTGGTGGCGGCGAGGTTGATGGCCGCCGCGGGCGGTCTGGCCCCGCTCTCCAGGATGCCCGGGGCGACGGTGCAGGTGCTCGGGGCACGTTCGGCCCTCTTCTCTCATATTCGCGGGAGTGCCCCGTCCCCGAAACATGGCGTGATCTTCCAGCACCGGCGTGTTCACAACGCTCCCAAAAATCTCAGGGGGCGGGTGGCCAGGGTGCTTGCCGCCAAACTGGTCATCGCCGCGCGCATCGACTATTACCGCGGGGAGGCGGACGAGGCATTCCTCGAGAAGGCACAGGCACGGATCGACGCCGCAGGAGAGTCGGCATGA